The Syngnathus acus chromosome 11, fSynAcu1.2, whole genome shotgun sequence genome includes the window gactgaatttcgcaagcacaagtttggagactttgaaaagtctggcaaaaaaataggtacagtttttcaaaaaaattacgaagcactcagagactgtcacacttgcattgtttcaactggcttggaacattgcacgggctaaaaagccatacaatgaagtggagttcgttaaaatatgcctcagtgacgttattgaaatcttgtctcctgaaaacgacaaactaaaacgaatggtctgtcccgccacacatagtaagtgaaaaaacttatgtttttgtttgtggaatttgttgaactgagagtttgtctgtgtgagacaatgcacacaatgttcattgttgaaaatgtggtctttggtctgtggttttagtactgtaggagtcaatttgtcattatcatgttggtgcgtgacataataatgtcacacaataaatttggctgagcagaggggtgtgtgtgtgtatgtgtgtgtgtgtgtgtgtgtgtgtgtgtgtgtgtgtgtgtgcgtgtgtgtgtgtgtgggggggggggggtgttcatgtgtgctcatgtgtatgatgtggctctttgcgatgacacagtaaaaaatgtggctcttggtctctgactggttggccacccctggaatagatctttattgtcattgtcacacatgtacaatgaaatttaaaaaagtgccaatgggcattactgacatctactggttgaagttatatatgaaaggaaaaaagaacgaatcactttaggaagagattcgttcactctccttcactgaaaagattcgttctttttgaacgaatcgttcactcacgagccaacactagttAGCATTTACTATGCTAACCTTCAATCAAGCGGCCATCTCACTGGGTTCTGTCACCAGTTTGGATCCGTCCCAGACGGTCTTGAACTGCTCGGGAAGCGGCAGCTCTTTctgaaaaagcaaaaggatGGAAGCAAACGGCTGAGCCACTTGCCCTCTGGATGAACGCGCAGATGCAGGCAGACACTCACGTAGTCGTCATCTCCTTGCGGGATGAGGACGTTCATCTCAGAGCTTTTGGCGCTGACCACGTGGCAGCTTAAGGACTGCTGACTCAGGTACAGCTGACATCCTTCCGTTTTATTGATGGAGATGGTGGGCACACTTCCCAACACCTAGTTTGATAAGCAAACACTAACTTACAAACTTTCCTTAGAAATCATGCTGCAACGCTGAGACATTAAAATAGAACAGATGGTAGAGACGAGGATAAGGGGCACAAGTGGTGGATTTcattacaacaaaaaatatataaactgGACATGGCAAACGTGGATTACTGCTGACTCCTTCCAAAGAGAAGCGCAGCGGCAAATAGTATGACCATGCGGTTTTCACTCACCCTAACGTCATACTAACGAATACTAAAGTTTACAAGTACCAAACACAAAGTCACCTTATTGAAACATGGCAAAAACCTGAAGGgatcaaatgtatatattaatGAAAATCTCACCaagcaaaatgcaaacattgcATGGAGAGCCCGTCAACtgaaaaaacaaggaaaaatACAAGGCACTTGGATCACAAATTGTAAAATCTACACAAAGCCCAATGGATCAACGTCAATTGATGTGAAGTCTGACAacatcccaaaacaaaaatggaaacaagCTGCAACTGAAGAGAAGAcagcagacacacagacaagcTAAAACCTTTTGAACtttctgaaaacatttttggaaactATGGggccaaaaaaagacaatggcATGGCTGAGTCTTTGGAAATGCTCAAAGATCAGATGTAGAAAATTATGGACACTCtaaatgaaatggaaactCGATTGATTGGATTAGAAACtgttgtgaatttttattctggtatcatgcaatgtatatctCACTAGTAAGCCTAAGTGTGACCGGGTCATGTTCGGGTCAGGTTCGTGTGGGATTGTTTGGGGCTTGGTCCAGGAATGTAGGCTCATTGGCACCAGACacatctggtttccattaaCAACTGCTAAGATATGCACCGTGTAGAGTTAGGGAGGCTGACTGGGGGGTCATAGATCACCCAACAGCCCCGTGTGCGCGCACCCGAGTGAAGGGAAGCGCGGGGGTATAAGTTTTAGGGCGAGAGTAGACAAAGGGGACTCGACATCTTGGCTAGGGCGCGAGACACTTctctctgacatcggttgaataaaatctttcctcaatcagccgtgtgtgactgaagttttccttccccaAGCCAGCCACTTTTTCACCGTTTGTTTGGAAGACCAGCTGAGCATCGAAGAGAATTCACCACAAaaccaagatggaagaacttacatttctcaaagctGAGAATGCCAAGAAAGATCAGATGATAAAAATGTTCACAAACAGAATGGAAGATATCGATcaacaatataaaatgaatgatGTGATCATCTCTGGGCTCAAGATCTCATCTAGACATCAAAATGGTGGTGACGAGGTAGAAAATCGACCCGTGGCAACAGGGAAAGAATCTAAGAGGATTCAATATCTACTCTACATCAACGAAAATCTCACCAAACAAAACGGCAACATTGCATGGAGAGCTCGCCAACTGAAAAAGCAAGGAAAAATGCAAAGCACTTGTATGACAAATTGTAAAATCTTCACTAAGATTCACGAATGAATCATCCCAAACACCAAACCAATGCTGATCAAAACGATATTTTTAGACATTGGTCAAACTTTTCACAGCTGTAGGAGCAACAAACCGAAATCTATATATAAACATTGTTTTTGACACAATACTGATTATGTCAATGGTGATTGAAAACGTATGTGAATCTGTACAAGGCACACACATGCGACAGCGGTTCCATTTTGAAACTGAGACAAAATAACCTTGGGCGCAGAGGACTGTTGATATTTGAACACTTTTGTAGTATGGCTACAATACAGGCTGGTGCCTGTGCTCCTGATTGTCACGTTTCGTCCccagttgttttattatgtgcatattgtcatagtttctgtccgtgtgcctgtgtgctcgcccctcccctcctgtgtgcccatgaacagtgtgatcattctcacctgcctcttgttacctgtcgcgtgtttaagtcctgtctgcgtgtcacaaCCTTGTCAGATTATTTCTTGTCTCTCGTTGTTCCTGTCTTTCTGTTTTTCCCTCGgttgttttctgtttgccATACCTGTCGGTCAGTCGGTCATGTTATTCGTTTGCCGGTTCCTGTCTGTTTCCCTTCATGCTCCATTCCAATTCCCTTTTCCCTAAATAAACCCTGGtgcaagctgcatttggtcaccctgctccattccaatCCGTGACACTGATGTAACACATGTAACACAAATGTTATTATAAAACTCTTCAAATACATAAACGATATTGTGGAATgttgaaaaatacataaacgAGAGAGAGTTGCAGTCTTTAGGGCACTTCAGGCACTTCCCTGACTGTATCATAAGCTATAGAATTCCTAAAATGGGTCAGTGAGCTTGACCAGACTATCTCCACTCGACGTTGACCCTCGTATGGTTGCACGTGCAAAATGAGCtgaaaagttaaagttaagttaaagtcccaatgatcgtcacacacacacctgggtgtggtgaaatttgtcctctgcatttaacccatccccgtgtgattttaatccatcccctgggggagaggggagcagtgagcagcagcggtgccgcgctcgggaatcagttggtgatctaaccccccaattccaacccttaatgctgagtgccaagcagggaggtaacgggtcccatttttatagtctttggtatgacccggccggggtttgaacccacaaccttccagtctcagggcggacactctaccactaggccactgagctggtgatTCAAAGGAAAGGAACAAAGTCCAGCCTTGGAAAGCAACCTGAGGGCTGAGAGCAGAGAGGCCAGATGATGGCAATGCTCCGTCTTGAGATGTCTGAACTCAATAAGAAAATAGTCAAGCGACAAGAGGCCAGCTGCAAGATCGGTCGATGCAAGTGCCGCCTGTCGGTGTGGACGATGCCCGGGGTGCCTTTGGGGTTGTGACTCCAACCTTCTCAAAATTTATTAAACGTTCACTGTtgtattcaaatcaaactgtTAAAACATATTACTGTTATATCCAATCAACTGTTAAAACATGTTAGAAAAAATCAACTGTCATTGCTGTATTCAAAACAATTAATACAAATTGTTATTCAAACGGTATTGCTGTATTCAAATCATGTTATACTGGTCAAATttcagtttttctttgttttcaactTTTATTCAGACAGTCACATCAAACAAATGAATCTGTAATAAATGTGTTCTTTATGTTCTTTccgaaataaacaaaccaaaccaaaTGTTTAGCATTGTTTCAAATCCAAATTTAAAAGCCAAACCTTGCTTGGAACCAGCGTCTCACCTGTAACTGAACGGCCTTGGAATTGATGATCTCCACGATTCCGACCACGTTGTCAAACACTAGACCAAGCTTCTTGCAGTTATCTGAAGACAAATGCCCGTCATTTCAAACATATTGAACATCCAAGCGAAATACAAGCTAACTGCACTGAGGCAGCGATTCGTTAGCATACCACAAGAGGACAATTTGGAGAATTTTCTTGGATCGTTACCTACGATGATGGAGTTCAACTTCCCTTTGACGTGCAGGGTGGCATTACTGCAGGCAAAGACGTAGACCACCTGCCGCAGCTCAGTCTCCTCAATCATCAGGTCATGTTTGTGCTCAAAGTTCTCCTGCCGGGGGAGCCCACCTACTTTCAGTAAAGCCCCATGAGACTGGTCGAATGAGTCCCAGCTCCACCTACCACCCTCCATTTCTTCCCGTCCAGCTTAAGCAGTGGAGGTTTCTTCTGGGGCGCCGCCGGTGGGGACGTCATCTCGGGTTTGGCTTTTGCGCTCTGCCCCTCCTGTGAACGCAGGCGCGGGTTCTTGTGGGTCTTCTGGTGCTCCGAAACATGCTTCAGACCTACGAGATAGTTTTACAAAGAGAGTGAAGCCCTGAAAGTTCTCTTTGTAGACCACAGGTGGGTAGCGCACCTTTTGTTATGTCCAAGCCCTGGTTGAGTTGGGTGAATAGGGCGGAGTGTCTGGCGCGACCGGGGCTCCGGGAGTCTTCGGCCAGGGGTGCAGATGCAGGTGGAGGCGGTGCTGGGGGGCAAGCAGCACTGGAGTTTTCGTACAGGGAGGCCGGGGCAATGGGACCCTACAGCAAAGGGATGATTGGTGCAATACGGTCTTGCCCACCAGAGAGCAGTGCTGCACAAGGATTTtacttgatttcattttcatttatattttcgCTCCTAATCATTCCAGTGGAGACTGACCGTCTTGCTCCAGAGCAGTCCGGCGGTGTGGTGGCGGTTGATGAACGACTGCATCTCGGTCCAGATGGACAAGTACGAGTGCACCCAGTCCACGTGACGTCTGTCGCTGACAAAATGTGCTTGGTCATTTCCTTTCAAGTGATCAACGACACCAATGCGATGCAGTGCTTCaataaaattaattcaatCCCGTGATATGGACTAACAACTACGTTATTTTAATTTACGACAGTAATCACCAAAGGTGTGATGCAGAGGttaacaggaaaaaaatgcaaatttagtCAAATCtaagcaataaaatgtatCTGAGGCTTGTGTTGTATAACCAAACGCAAGTGCCTTTACGTTTCCTTGTATTCTTTGAGCACCCTGTTGGTGTAGAAGGTGGCGGCGTCGTTCATCTCCTTCACGTATGGACCGGGCTTTTGGTTCTGAAGAGCGTCCAGAGAGGATTGTGAACATAGAAGGCATCTGCCAATACACGCATAGCTGCTAGCGGTTCAACTGATCAGTCAATGAGTCCACTCGAGTGGTTCAAATTTGAACTCGACAAATCATCAAGCATTTGAAGGCCCAAAGCGTACCACGGCCACCCATCCGAGGGCAGGGATGCTCTCGCTAACGGCCGACAGGTGGTTGAAGAGCTGACTGCTGCGGTTGCGCTCCCGGAAGCTCTGGATCTTCTGGATGTGCTCCGAGATGGGCTTCA containing:
- the cap2 gene encoding adenylyl cyclase-associated protein 2, producing the protein MEDLMDRLERAVTRLELLSASASLSNSDCVNGIDGASTACADTFDVLMKGPLTNYMNISRTIGSDVEKHAEMVNNALQTQKTFLKMAAEHQEPAQTELCNLLKPISEHIQKIQSFRERNRSSQLFNHLSAVSESIPALGWVAVNQKPGPYVKEMNDAATFYTNRVLKEYKETDRRHVDWVHSYLSIWTEMQSFINRHHTAGLLWSKTGPIAPASLYENSSAACPPAPPPPASAPLAEDSRSPGRARHSALFTQLNQGLDITKGLKHVSEHQKTHKNPRLRSQEGQSAKAKPEMTSPPAAPQKKPPLLKLDGKKWRVENFEHKHDLMIEETELRQVVYVFACSNATLHVKGKLNSIIVDNCKKLGLVFDNVVGIVEIINSKAVQLQVLGSVPTISINKTEGCQLYLSQQSLSCHVVSAKSSEMNVLIPQGDDDYKELPLPEQFKTVWDGSKLVTEPSEMAA